Proteins from one Mycobacterium sp. EPa45 genomic window:
- a CDS encoding S53 family peptidase, producing the protein MGSTRTRRVAWTAWLSRLTIGVTVFGLASSAHSTPKLALSGIITGPYASLLSASDDLGPSRSNLVHVVAGLRAESRPTTLIDWAREHGLTVRWRSGDRWAGLSGASTAVGAAFGVAVHDYRGRQGQVFYASSQQPAVPAPIVGDVTGFGRILGYSPHYESLPFIVPLDVPDQGLAPAGLLRTYNAAPLRDGGYTGKDTTVLVFAFDGFDQEDLDIFASSFDLPPFTPELLGDMPSQRSGEATMDLEAIHAVAPDAKTVLVNARDTVSGDATYQKIGALMEEADRRYPGAIWSFSIGWGCDKITTATDLTPVRGALQSALRRGTTAFNASGDLAGLECKGGHNWSSPPSPDDVGLDSVASLPEMTDVGGTTLSTDADGRWLAEQSWFAPAISHGTGGGVSNLFDRPPWQSEVRVAAPPGRRLTPDIAAVADPYTGVRIVFRRQHAVGGGTSLAAPIWAGLTALMNDYLRRNGGGAIGELNPLLYEIAQGARLPAFRDVNLGGNAVDDAGPGYDLVTGLGTPDVDHLARDILALQKCGVGCS; encoded by the coding sequence ATGGGGTCAACGCGGACACGACGGGTGGCTTGGACGGCGTGGTTGTCGCGCCTCACCATCGGCGTGACCGTTTTCGGCCTCGCTTCTTCAGCGCATTCCACCCCCAAGCTCGCGCTCTCCGGCATCATCACCGGACCGTATGCATCGCTGCTGTCGGCATCCGATGACCTTGGGCCGTCCCGCAGCAACCTCGTTCACGTGGTCGCCGGGCTGCGGGCCGAGTCACGGCCCACGACGCTGATCGACTGGGCGCGGGAACACGGTCTGACGGTGCGCTGGCGGTCCGGCGACCGCTGGGCCGGCCTGAGTGGGGCGTCCACCGCGGTCGGTGCCGCGTTCGGCGTCGCCGTGCACGACTATCGTGGCCGACAGGGCCAGGTCTTCTATGCGTCATCCCAGCAGCCGGCCGTCCCTGCCCCGATCGTCGGCGATGTCACGGGCTTCGGCCGGATTCTCGGATACTCACCGCATTACGAATCGTTGCCCTTCATTGTGCCTTTGGACGTACCCGATCAGGGTCTGGCGCCGGCCGGATTGCTCCGTACCTACAATGCTGCGCCGTTGCGCGACGGTGGCTACACCGGCAAGGACACGACGGTTCTGGTGTTCGCCTTTGATGGATTCGACCAGGAGGACCTCGACATATTCGCGTCTTCCTTCGATCTGCCGCCGTTTACTCCAGAACTACTGGGCGACATGCCTTCTCAGCGCAGCGGCGAAGCGACCATGGATCTGGAAGCCATCCATGCCGTCGCCCCGGACGCCAAGACGGTTCTGGTCAACGCCCGCGACACAGTCTCCGGCGATGCCACGTACCAAAAGATCGGCGCGTTGATGGAGGAGGCGGACCGTCGTTATCCCGGCGCCATATGGAGCTTTTCGATCGGTTGGGGATGCGACAAGATCACGACCGCGACCGATCTGACTCCCGTCCGCGGGGCGCTGCAATCCGCACTTCGGCGCGGCACCACAGCGTTCAACGCCAGCGGTGACCTGGCCGGGCTGGAATGCAAAGGCGGTCACAATTGGTCCTCACCCCCGTCACCCGACGACGTCGGCCTGGATTCGGTCGCCTCTCTGCCAGAGATGACCGACGTCGGCGGAACCACGCTGTCGACCGACGCCGACGGACGGTGGCTCGCCGAGCAGTCCTGGTTCGCCCCCGCGATTTCCCACGGCACCGGCGGCGGAGTGTCGAACTTATTCGACCGGCCGCCCTGGCAGTCGGAAGTGCGGGTGGCGGCCCCGCCCGGGCGGCGGCTCACCCCCGACATCGCGGCGGTCGCCGATCCATACACCGGCGTCCGAATCGTCTTCCGGCGTCAGCACGCAGTGGGTGGCGGTACCTCGCTCGCCGCGCCGATTTGGGCCGGGCTGACCGCGTTGATGAACGACTATCTCCGGCGCAACGGCGGCGGCGCGATCGGCGAGCTGAACCCCTTGCTGTACGAGATCGCCCAGGGTGCAAGGCTTCCGGCCTTCCGGGACGTCAACCTCGGTGGGAACGCCGTCGATGATGCCGGCCCGGGTTACGACCTGGTAACCGGTCTCGGCACCCCCGATGTCGACCACTTGGCGCGCGACATTCTGGCGTTGCAGAAATGCGGTGTGGGATGCAGCTGA
- a CDS encoding zinc ribbon domain-containing protein, with the protein MNLNSQPGDGPQWLRPRTFGAAPDEHVLRPAIASSLFPHLSQFSRTPFNLGLILIVVAMAIGIQLGLPGALVTVSALGLPLLFVIYRQQSGVYQDIPRSTLVITVSLGIALGLGWVLLTGDLVIRETGAPFDAGIAGHRVLREGLGVAEGGALLMMIPAAVVRLIRPGTRTSLNGFVIGVLSALSFTAAATFTRLAPQFAAATVAKNRPVEWLLVEAGIRGLTIPLTAACAGGLLGAALWFRRPAGRATLRRSMVNTALVVFGIAVLGVYAIVGITDVAGLRQEVMLAWHVAMALVALLALRMGLQLALLHEEPDPTPAAPQLCLHCRNVVPEMTFCPACGGATRASSTKSRAERRQVVPQASSDTESAGWPGYAVAAQTYSAPPLSRATGIRVLSMWTGVIIAVTTPLIAFSAGISEPAVVYNCPPDCGRPPSGTPVAALPRFTAADRAFSVSYPAPGSAYEIAFEGAGVEARYTGGDGGTLKLWGQSAGGKSAKDVAEAFLAERYPDARTAYQIPNAMVGYQPGYGEVADIWPQDGDATYRHLRVVILVAVKHDLALIAGAIGPYREFSPTFGPGRPSGTNLELAMDLDKYVNSFAWQGDPPR; encoded by the coding sequence GTGAATCTGAATTCGCAGCCCGGCGATGGCCCACAATGGTTGCGCCCGCGGACTTTCGGCGCCGCGCCCGACGAGCACGTGCTGCGCCCGGCGATTGCCAGTTCGCTGTTCCCTCACCTGAGCCAGTTTTCGCGCACACCGTTCAACCTAGGGCTGATCCTCATCGTGGTCGCGATGGCGATCGGCATCCAGTTGGGTCTGCCCGGTGCGTTGGTCACCGTCTCGGCACTCGGGCTGCCCCTACTCTTCGTGATCTATCGTCAGCAATCCGGTGTCTACCAAGACATCCCCCGCAGTACCTTGGTGATCACCGTCTCGCTGGGTATCGCGCTCGGCCTAGGCTGGGTGTTGCTTACCGGCGATCTGGTGATCCGAGAAACGGGCGCACCGTTCGACGCCGGTATCGCCGGCCACCGGGTATTGCGCGAGGGCCTCGGTGTCGCCGAGGGCGGAGCCCTGCTGATGATGATCCCCGCAGCAGTGGTCCGGCTGATCAGACCGGGCACCCGAACATCGCTGAATGGTTTCGTGATCGGCGTGCTGTCAGCGCTGAGCTTCACCGCCGCGGCAACCTTCACCCGATTGGCGCCCCAATTCGCCGCGGCGACGGTGGCCAAGAATCGTCCCGTGGAGTGGCTGCTCGTCGAAGCCGGCATCCGTGGCCTGACCATACCGCTGACCGCCGCGTGCGCAGGCGGATTACTCGGTGCCGCACTGTGGTTCCGACGCCCGGCCGGTCGCGCCACTCTGCGCCGCTCGATGGTGAACACCGCTTTGGTGGTGTTTGGAATAGCGGTGCTCGGTGTCTACGCCATCGTCGGCATCACCGATGTTGCGGGGCTACGGCAGGAGGTCATGCTGGCCTGGCATGTCGCGATGGCTCTGGTGGCACTGCTGGCACTGCGAATGGGCTTGCAGCTCGCACTGCTGCATGAGGAACCGGACCCGACGCCCGCTGCCCCGCAGCTGTGCCTGCATTGCCGAAATGTGGTCCCCGAGATGACGTTTTGCCCGGCATGCGGTGGGGCGACGCGCGCATCGTCGACGAAGTCACGGGCCGAGCGCCGCCAAGTCGTCCCGCAAGCGTCATCGGATACCGAGTCCGCCGGGTGGCCCGGCTACGCGGTAGCGGCGCAAACATATTCGGCGCCACCGTTGTCGCGCGCGACCGGCATCCGCGTGCTGAGCATGTGGACGGGGGTGATCATCGCGGTGACGACGCCGCTCATCGCGTTCTCGGCCGGCATCTCCGAACCGGCGGTCGTCTACAACTGTCCACCCGATTGCGGTCGACCACCCAGCGGCACACCAGTGGCGGCGCTGCCCCGGTTCACCGCTGCCGACCGCGCCTTCTCGGTGTCCTACCCCGCTCCGGGGTCGGCCTACGAGATCGCCTTCGAGGGAGCCGGGGTCGAGGCGCGTTACACCGGCGGCGACGGCGGCACATTGAAGCTGTGGGGCCAGTCCGCCGGCGGGAAATCAGCCAAAGACGTGGCCGAGGCATTCCTGGCCGAGCGATACCCGGATGCCCGCACCGCTTATCAAATCCCGAACGCGATGGTCGGCTACCAGCCCGGCTATGGCGAAGTCGCCGACATCTGGCCTCAGGACGGCGACGCCACCTACCGACATCTGCGCGTCGTCATCCTGGTCGCAGTCAAGCACGACCTCGCGCTGATCGCGGGGGCGATCGGGCCTTACCGTGAGTTCAGCCCCACGTTCGGTCCCGGTCGTCCGTCCGGCACGAACCTGGAACTCGCGATGGACTTGGACAAGTACGTCAACAGCTTTGCCTGGCAAGGTGATCCGCCGCGGTGA
- a CDS encoding ammonium transporter has protein sequence MQAIDPAATAWLLASTALVLLMTPGLAIFYGGMVRTTGVLNMIMMSFIAIPLVTVAWLLFGYTLAFSGTSLGGVIGDLSHIGMAGIGPGTVHGSVPELLFSTFQLSFAIITAALISGAIADRAKFAAWMIFVPVWSIVVYAVVAHWVWAPGGWLFKLGVLDYAGGLVVEIVSGSSALALALVLGPRIGFKVDAMRPHNLPFVLLGVGLLWFGWFGFNAGSALAANGTAAAIFLNTLVAGCLGMLGWLSVEQIRDGRPTTFGAASGVVAGLVAITPSCGTVNTLGAAIVGVAAGVVCSFAIGLKFRFGYDDSLDVVGVHFVGGVVGVLLIGFLATAVMTGGPQGLFYGGGMAQLGKQAVAMVAVAAYAFIMSFILAKLIDRTVGFRVSPEDETAGVDFTQHAETAYAEGVHGHQPLRRPLLGDQRPLSEPRPRPDTAAED, from the coding sequence TTGCAAGCGATCGATCCCGCCGCTACCGCGTGGCTGCTGGCCAGTACAGCGCTCGTCTTGTTGATGACGCCCGGATTGGCGATCTTCTACGGCGGCATGGTCCGCACCACCGGCGTGCTCAACATGATCATGATGAGTTTCATCGCGATCCCGCTGGTCACGGTGGCCTGGTTGCTGTTCGGCTACACGCTGGCGTTCTCCGGAACCAGCCTGGGTGGGGTGATCGGCGATCTGTCGCACATCGGGATGGCCGGCATCGGCCCGGGTACCGTCCACGGCTCGGTACCCGAACTGCTCTTCTCCACTTTCCAGCTGAGCTTCGCGATCATCACCGCCGCCCTCATCAGCGGCGCGATCGCCGACCGCGCCAAGTTCGCCGCCTGGATGATTTTCGTGCCGGTGTGGTCGATCGTGGTGTATGCCGTTGTAGCCCACTGGGTTTGGGCTCCCGGCGGCTGGTTGTTCAAACTCGGGGTGCTCGACTATGCCGGCGGACTGGTCGTCGAGATCGTCTCCGGTTCCTCGGCGCTGGCGCTCGCGCTGGTGCTGGGGCCGCGTATCGGATTCAAGGTGGACGCGATGCGTCCGCACAACCTGCCCTTCGTCCTCCTCGGGGTCGGGCTGCTGTGGTTCGGCTGGTTCGGCTTCAACGCCGGATCCGCGCTGGCCGCCAACGGCACGGCGGCGGCGATCTTCCTCAACACACTGGTGGCCGGCTGCCTGGGCATGCTCGGGTGGTTGTCGGTCGAGCAGATCCGCGACGGGCGCCCGACGACGTTCGGCGCGGCCTCCGGTGTGGTCGCCGGCCTGGTGGCGATCACGCCCTCGTGCGGGACAGTCAACACCCTCGGCGCCGCGATCGTCGGGGTGGCGGCGGGCGTCGTGTGTTCGTTCGCGATCGGGCTCAAATTCCGGTTCGGCTACGACGACTCGCTGGACGTGGTCGGCGTGCACTTCGTCGGTGGCGTGGTCGGCGTGCTGCTGATCGGCTTCTTGGCCACGGCGGTGATGACGGGCGGACCACAGGGGTTGTTCTACGGCGGCGGCATGGCCCAGTTGGGCAAGCAGGCGGTCGCGATGGTCGCAGTGGCGGCCTACGCGTTCATCATGTCGTTCATCCTGGCCAAGCTGATCGACCGAACTGTCGGCTTCCGCGTCAGCCCCGAAGACGAGACCGCAGGAGTGGACTTCACCCAGCATGCCGAAACCGCGTATGCCGAAGGTGTGCACGGGCATCAGCCGCTGCGGCGTCCCCTACTCGGAGACCAGCGACCGCTGAGTGAGCCGCGTCCGCGGCCGGACACCGCCGCCGAGGACTGA
- a CDS encoding DUF427 domain-containing protein, with product MSTWPTPEQAGPGQESVWDYPRPPRLEPFAGAITIELGGRVIASTTRSWRVLETSHPPTYYLPRAAFEAGVLRDAPGASMCEWKGQARYYDLVAGASVASRAAWTYPSPTPAFAEIAGAIAVMASLVDRCTVDGETVVPQPGGFYGGWITSRVVGPFKGVPGSMGW from the coding sequence ATGAGTACGTGGCCAACACCAGAGCAAGCCGGCCCGGGCCAGGAGTCGGTGTGGGACTACCCGCGTCCACCGCGCCTCGAGCCCTTCGCCGGAGCGATCACCATCGAACTCGGTGGTCGCGTGATCGCCTCCACGACGCGAAGCTGGCGAGTGCTCGAGACCAGCCACCCGCCGACGTATTACCTGCCCCGGGCGGCGTTCGAGGCGGGTGTGCTGCGTGATGCGCCGGGAGCGTCGATGTGCGAATGGAAGGGGCAGGCGCGCTACTACGATCTCGTGGCCGGCGCGTCGGTCGCGTCCAGAGCGGCATGGACCTACCCGTCGCCGACACCGGCGTTCGCTGAGATCGCCGGAGCGATCGCCGTGATGGCAAGCCTGGTCGACCGGTGCACCGTCGACGGCGAAACGGTGGTACCGCAGCCGGGCGGGTTCTACGGCGGCTGGATCACCAGCCGAGTGGTCGGACCGTTCAAGGGGGTGCCCGGTTCGATGGGGTGGTGA
- a CDS encoding YkvA family protein — protein sequence MDGVFSDWWLILVSLAATLVLVWLALAITLWLIKPDDVGVADLLRLLPDTLRLLKRLAADSQLPRRIRIALALLLAFLASPIDLIPDFVPVLGYADDVIITAVVLRWVTRTAGPQALTEHWPGTADGLAALRRLCRLPEAL from the coding sequence ATGGACGGTGTGTTCAGCGATTGGTGGTTGATTCTCGTCTCGCTCGCCGCCACGCTGGTCCTCGTCTGGCTGGCCCTGGCCATCACGTTATGGCTGATCAAACCCGACGATGTCGGCGTCGCAGACCTCTTGCGCCTGCTGCCCGACACGCTGCGCCTGCTCAAACGCCTGGCCGCCGACTCGCAGCTGCCGCGACGGATTCGCATTGCGCTGGCCCTGCTGCTCGCCTTCCTCGCCTCCCCGATCGACCTGATTCCCGACTTCGTCCCGGTGCTCGGCTACGCCGACGACGTCATCATCACCGCGGTGGTGCTGCGCTGGGTCACCCGTACCGCCGGTCCACAGGCGCTGACCGAGCACTGGCCGGGAACAGCGGACGGACTTGCCGCGCTGCGCCGGCTCTGCCGACTGCCCGAAGCGCTATGA